One Dioscorea cayenensis subsp. rotundata cultivar TDr96_F1 chromosome 17, TDr96_F1_v2_PseudoChromosome.rev07_lg8_w22 25.fasta, whole genome shotgun sequence DNA window includes the following coding sequences:
- the LOC120280877 gene encoding seed biotin-containing protein SBP65-like isoform X1: MASHQQEEKKKKKELTPEEISQYRATAQQNSLDSIRAAEERYAKAKESGHSALRETKEAVTHGVGAAKDFAVEKTKEGYHAAKDVAVKTVEKAKDFVYHDKGEEEEEEEQVDHKFTEANEKLGEQDDDQVEEQKNHHGYEQSGTGTSSVLVGILGAVGESLMEIAQTAKEIVMGRDPEIRKE; the protein is encoded by the exons ATGGCTTCTCATcaacaagaagagaagaagaagaagaaagagttaACACCGGAGGAGATTAGTCAGTACCGAGCAACGGCGCAGCAAAACTCACTGGACTCCATCCGGGCGGCCGAGGAACGCTACGCCAAAGCCAAAGAGTCCGGCCACTCGGCACTCCGGGAGACCAAGGAGGCTGTCACTCATGGCGTTGGCGCTGCTAAAGACTTTGCAGTGGAGAAAACTAAGGAAGGGTATCATGCTGCTAAGGATGTTGCTGTCAAGACTGTTGAGAAGGCTAAGGACTTTGTTTATCATgacaaaggagaagaagaagaagaagaagaacaagttgACCACAAGTTCACTGAAGCTAAC GAGAAGCTTGGAGAACAGGATGATGATCAGGTTGAGGAACAGAAGAATCATCATGGATATGAACAGAGTGGAACTGGTACTAGTAGTGTTTTGGTTGGAATTTTAGGAGCTGTTGGTGAGAGTTTGATGGAGATTGCTCAGACAGCAAAGGAAATAGTGATGGGAAGAGATCCAGAGATCAGAAAAgagtag
- the LOC120280877 gene encoding seed biotin-containing protein SBP65-like isoform X2, whose protein sequence is MASHQQEEKKKKKELTPEEISQYRATAQQNSLDSIRAAEERYAKAKESGHSALRETKEAVTHGVGAAKDFAVEKTKEGYHAAKDVAVKTVEKAKDFVYHDKGEEEEEEEQEKLGEQDDDQVEEQKNHHGYEQSGTGTSSVLVGILGAVGESLMEIAQTAKEIVMGRDPEIRKE, encoded by the exons ATGGCTTCTCATcaacaagaagagaagaagaagaagaaagagttaACACCGGAGGAGATTAGTCAGTACCGAGCAACGGCGCAGCAAAACTCACTGGACTCCATCCGGGCGGCCGAGGAACGCTACGCCAAAGCCAAAGAGTCCGGCCACTCGGCACTCCGGGAGACCAAGGAGGCTGTCACTCATGGCGTTGGCGCTGCTAAAGACTTTGCAGTGGAGAAAACTAAGGAAGGGTATCATGCTGCTAAGGATGTTGCTGTCAAGACTGTTGAGAAGGCTAAGGACTTTGTTTATCATgacaaaggagaagaagaagaagaagaagaacaa GAGAAGCTTGGAGAACAGGATGATGATCAGGTTGAGGAACAGAAGAATCATCATGGATATGAACAGAGTGGAACTGGTACTAGTAGTGTTTTGGTTGGAATTTTAGGAGCTGTTGGTGAGAGTTTGATGGAGATTGCTCAGACAGCAAAGGAAATAGTGATGGGAAGAGATCCAGAGATCAGAAAAgagtag
- the LOC120280876 gene encoding protein CHUP1, chloroplastic yields the protein MVAGKVKAAMGFQRSPATPKHESARLPSCSPASTKSSASGTPATTTKNSGAAAAFARSFGVYFPKSSAQVQPRPPDVGDLIRLIEDLQERESRLQTEILEYKLLKETASIVPFLESQISSKDQELELLKQSFERVDAENRELHAELEVLKPQIQAQNEGSKQKEKRIREMVVEIEELRRTISEQSIGDSRRFSGVTDECSSSQRFQGLIDASSRSNLVRSLRRSPKSSDIAPNPEGQKAEPVDPKGDEGNRCERDENPRPRVPRVPKPPPTPSFSSSSSSSSSDTASSSPTIPGLPPPPPPPPKSSFAGTPMTRAPPPPPPPPPTRGSKASAASVRRVPEVVEFYHSLMRRDSKRESGAGVTDAPAAANARNMIGEIENRSAHLLAIKTDVEMQGDFIRFLIKEVNNAAFSNIEDLVAFVKWLDDELSFLVDERAVLKHFDWPEQKADAMREAAFGYCDVKKLSSEASSFRDDPRQPCSSSLKKLQALLEKLEHGVDNLARMREGATKRYKGFRIPWEWMLETGIVSQIKLASVKLAMKYMKRVSSELEANGSGSPEEEDLMLQGVRFAFRVHQFAGGFDVETMRAFQELKDKARSFHHHHNKIYSRSTSC from the exons ATGGTCGCCGGGAAAGTGAAAGCGGCGATGGGGTTTCAACGGAGTCCGGCGACGCCGAAGCACGAGAGCGCACGACTTCCCTCGTGCTCGCCGGCGTCGACCAAGTCCTCCGCCTCGGGAACGCCGGCGACAACCACGAAGAACTCCGGCGCCGCCGCCGCCTTCGCGCGCTCTTTCGGAGTGTACTTCCCCAAATCCTCGGCCCAGGTCCAGCCCCGCCCGCCGGACGTCGGCGACCTCATCCGCCTCATCGAGGACCTCCAGGAACGTGAGTCTCGTCTCCAGACTGAGATCCTGGAGTACAAGCTCCTTAAAGAGACGGCCTCCATTGTCCCCTTCCTCGAGTCTCAGATCTCCTCCAAAGACCAAGAGCTCGAGCTCTTGAAGCAGAGCTTCGAGCGCGTCGATGCTGAGAACCGCGAGCTCCATGCGGAGCTCGAGGTACTGAAACCCCAAATCCAAGCTCAAAACGAAGGATCAAAGCAAAAGGAGAAGAGGATTAGAGAGATGGTGGTTGAGATCGAGGAACTGAGAAGAACGATTTCGGAGCAGAGCATCGGAGATTCTCGAAGGTTCTCCGGTGTCACCGACGAGTGCTCGTCGTCGCAGCGGTTCCAGGGCCTCATCGACGCTTCCTCTCGCTCGAATCTCGTGAGAAGCTTGAGAAGAAGCCCTAAATCCAGCGACATTGCACCCAATCCCGAGGGCCAGAAGGCAGAGCCCGTGGATCCCAAGGGAGACGAGGGTAATCGCTGCGAAAGAGACGAGAATCCAAGACCTCGAGTTCCTAGGGTTCCCAAACCTCCTCCCACGCCTTCATTCTCTTCGAGCTCATCGTCTTCTTCGTCTGATACGGCATCGAGCTCGCCAACCATACCTGGGCTTCCACCGCCCCCGCCGCCACCGCCGAAGAGCAGTTTTGCAGGAACGCCGATGACCCGTGCCCCACCGCCACCGCCTCCACCCCCGCCGACGAGGGGATCGAAGGCCTCTGCGGCGAGTGTGAGACGAGTTCCGGAGGTGGTGGAGTTCTACCACTCGCTGATGCGAAGGGACTCGAAGAGGGAGTCCGGTGCCGGAGTCACCGACGCTCCAGCAGCGGCTAACGCCCGGAACATGATCGGCGAGATCGAGAACCGCTCCGCTCACCTGCTCGCC ATAAAGACCGACGTGGAAATGCAGGGAGACTTCATCCGCTTCCTAATCAAAGAGGTGAACAACGCCGCCTTCTCCAACATCGAAGACCTCGTCGCCTTCGTCAAATGGCTCGACGACGAGCTCTCCTTCTTG GTGGACGAGCGGGCGGTGCTAAAGCACTTCGACTGGCCGGAGCAAAAGGCCGACGCAATGCGCGAGGCGGCGTTCGGCTACTGCGATGTTAAGAAGCTCTCATCGGAGGCCTCGTCGTTCCGCGACGACCCTCGCCAGCCCTGCTCTTCTTCTCTCAAGAAGCTTCAGGCGCTCTTAGAGAA GTTAGAGCACGGGGTGGATAACTTGGCACGTATGAGAGAAGGAGCGACAAAGAGATACAAGGGTTTTAGGATACCCTGGGAATGGATGCTGGAAACGGGCATAGTGAGCCAG ATAAAATTGGCATCAGTGAAGCTGGCAATGAAATACATGAAGAGAGTGTCCTCCGAGCTTGAGGCAAATGGGAGCGGCAGCCCTGAAGAAGAGGACCTTATGCTCCAGGGAGTTAGATTTGCCTTCAGAGTTCACCag TTTGCTGGAGGTTTCGATGTGGAAACGATGCGAGCATTCCAGGAACTCAAAGACAAGGCACGCTCATTCCACCACCatcacaataaaatttattcCAGGTCTACTTCTTGTTAG